The following are encoded together in the Variovorax sp. PBS-H4 genome:
- a CDS encoding glycerophosphodiester phosphodiesterase: MFRELASLRLPAAWLAAALWLAGCSAASPGAMRDFDLQAHRGGRALAPENTLAAFDNAMDIGVSTLELDIGLTADGVVVISHDTVLNPDHTRGANGAFLAAKGPAIHSLTFSQLQAYDVGRIDPTTPYGKQFALQVPRDGERIPALAALFDRVRARNATQVRFNIETKLDPSRPDETAAPEQMVRALLAEIDKADVGPRVTVQSFDWRTLALVGQWAPQLQRAYLTTARTLRDARWTSGLRLQDFGSAPRLVKAAAGTSPGKVIWSPAFNDLTAAQVREAQALGFQVVPWTVNQRADMAKLMDWQVDGIITDDPALLRDLMRERGLGLPAAAKP; this comes from the coding sequence GTGTTTCGCGAACTAGCCTCGCTTCGCTTGCCCGCGGCGTGGCTGGCTGCGGCACTGTGGCTCGCGGGCTGCTCTGCGGCGAGCCCAGGCGCGATGCGCGACTTCGACCTCCAGGCCCACCGTGGCGGCCGCGCGCTCGCACCGGAAAACACGCTAGCCGCTTTCGACAACGCGATGGACATCGGCGTCAGCACCCTCGAGCTCGACATCGGACTCACGGCCGACGGCGTCGTGGTCATTTCGCACGACACGGTACTCAACCCCGACCATACGCGCGGCGCGAATGGCGCCTTCCTCGCTGCCAAGGGTCCGGCGATCCACAGCCTGACGTTCTCGCAACTGCAGGCCTACGATGTCGGTCGCATCGACCCGACGACGCCCTACGGCAAGCAGTTCGCGCTGCAAGTGCCGCGAGACGGCGAACGCATTCCGGCATTGGCCGCGCTTTTCGATCGGGTGCGCGCGCGCAACGCCACGCAGGTTCGCTTCAACATCGAGACCAAGCTCGACCCCTCACGCCCCGACGAGACCGCAGCACCTGAACAGATGGTGCGCGCGCTCCTCGCGGAGATCGACAAGGCAGACGTGGGGCCACGGGTGACCGTGCAGAGCTTCGACTGGCGCACGCTGGCACTGGTCGGCCAGTGGGCGCCGCAGTTGCAGCGCGCCTATCTCACCACTGCCCGCACGCTCAGGGACGCGCGCTGGACTTCGGGCCTGCGGCTCCAGGACTTCGGCTCGGCGCCGCGGCTGGTGAAGGCCGCCGCCGGCACGAGCCCGGGCAAGGTGATCTGGTCGCCCGCCTTCAACGACCTCACGGCCGCACAGGTCCGGGAGGCGCAGGCGCTGGGCTTCCAGGTGGTGCCCTGGACGGTGAACCAGCGCGCCGACATGGCCAAGCTGATGGACTGGCAGGTGGACGGCATCATCACCGACGACCCCGCGCTGCTGCGCGACCTGATGCGCGAGCGCGGGCTTGGGCTGCCGGCGGCTGCGAAGCCCTGA
- a CDS encoding cation transporter, translating into MAASCCEHDHEHLTASDTPRYRRVLWIALALNAAMFAIEIGAGFRSGSVSLLADAIDFFGDAANYGVTLAVLSMGLAWRARAAVLKGLSMVGFGLFVAGKTLWSAMQGVPPEALTMGLVGTLALGVNVAVAVLLYAFREGDANMRSVWLCSRNDAIGNVAVMLAALGVFGTGSGWPDLAVAAVMSALALSGGWSVLRQARGELGRAGAGHTKRA; encoded by the coding sequence ATGGCTGCAAGCTGCTGCGAACACGACCACGAACACCTCACGGCCTCCGACACGCCGCGCTACCGTCGCGTGCTGTGGATCGCACTGGCGCTCAACGCGGCCATGTTCGCGATCGAGATCGGCGCGGGTTTCCGTTCGGGCTCGGTCTCTCTCCTCGCCGATGCCATCGACTTCTTCGGCGACGCGGCGAACTACGGCGTGACCCTGGCTGTGCTCTCGATGGGCCTGGCCTGGCGTGCGCGCGCGGCCGTGCTCAAGGGCCTCAGCATGGTCGGCTTCGGCCTCTTCGTCGCCGGCAAGACGCTGTGGTCGGCCATGCAGGGTGTCCCGCCCGAGGCGCTCACCATGGGGCTCGTGGGCACCCTGGCCCTCGGGGTGAACGTGGCGGTCGCGGTGCTGCTCTACGCTTTCCGCGAGGGCGATGCCAACATGCGCAGCGTCTGGTTGTGCTCGCGCAACGATGCGATCGGCAACGTGGCCGTGATGCTGGCGGCTCTCGGCGTGTTCGGCACCGGTTCGGGCTGGCCCGATCTCGCGGTGGCCGCGGTGATGTCGGCACTCGCGCTCAGCGGCGGATGGTCGGTGCTGCGGCAGGCGCGCGGCGAGTTGGGCCGCGCCGGCGCCGGGCACACGAAACGCGCCTGA
- a CDS encoding amino acid ABC transporter ATP-binding protein, which produces MALIAEALPAATTAKGAAPIVRITALRKAYGSNEVLKGIDLDVRRGEVIAIIGKSGSGKSTLLRCINGLEAFQDGSLSVDGKPLLHESAMAMRELRQHVGMIFQSFNLFPHLTVGRNVMLAPTLVKKRSRPEAASQARRLLTRVGLEQKFDAMPDELSGGQQQRVAIARALAMEPAVLLCDEITSALDPELVGEVLRVVESLADEGMTLLMVTHEMSFARKVSDRVIFMHQGRVHEMGPPAKLFGDPQTPELKQFLSSLHD; this is translated from the coding sequence GTGGCGCTCATCGCTGAAGCTCTACCCGCCGCCACAACTGCCAAGGGCGCCGCGCCCATCGTCCGCATTACCGCCCTGCGCAAGGCCTATGGCAGCAACGAGGTGCTGAAGGGCATCGACCTCGACGTCAGGCGCGGCGAGGTGATCGCCATCATCGGCAAGAGCGGCTCCGGCAAGAGCACGCTGCTTCGCTGCATCAACGGCCTCGAGGCCTTCCAGGACGGCTCGCTCTCGGTCGACGGCAAGCCGCTGCTGCATGAAAGCGCGATGGCCATGCGCGAGCTGCGGCAGCACGTCGGCATGATCTTCCAGAGCTTCAATCTGTTCCCGCACCTCACGGTGGGCAGGAACGTGATGCTGGCGCCGACGCTGGTCAAGAAGCGCAGCCGCCCGGAAGCCGCCTCGCAGGCGCGCAGGCTGCTGACGCGCGTGGGCCTGGAGCAGAAGTTCGACGCCATGCCCGATGAGCTCTCAGGCGGGCAGCAGCAGCGCGTGGCCATTGCGCGGGCACTGGCGATGGAGCCCGCGGTGCTGCTGTGCGACGAGATCACTTCCGCGCTCGACCCCGAGCTGGTGGGCGAGGTGCTGCGCGTGGTCGAGTCGCTGGCCGACGAAGGAATGACGCTGCTGATGGTCACGCACGAGATGAGCTTCGCGCGCAAGGTCAGCGATCGCGTGATCTTCATGCACCAGGGCCGCGTGCACGAGATGGGCCCGCCGGCCAAACTGTTCGGCGATCCGCAGACGCCTGAGCTGAAGCAGTTCCTCTCCTCGCTTCACGACTGA
- a CDS encoding P1 family peptidase, protein MSQQSSSSSSFPAPNAGAITDVSGIEVGHFSDPRRPTGCTVILTREGAVAGVDVRGAAPGTRETDLLAPGNLVQQVHAVMLAGGSAWGLAAAEGAMRWLEERGIGLDVRFGTLPIVPAAVLFDLPVGDPRIRPDAAAGYAACDAASTAAPAEGNAGAGSGALVGKLFGVHRAMKGGIGTASLTVNGVTVGALIACNALGDVLDPDTAQVVAGARTEDGRALLDTRRALLRGELPKPLLAGTNTTVGVVATDAVLTKVQANRLAAVAHDGLARAINPVHTMSDGDTLFALATGRVPLAGDAPGMTVLGTMAAEVVARATLRAVRAARTVRVGESVFPSASELG, encoded by the coding sequence ATGTCCCAGCAGTCTTCTTCGTCCTCCTCTTTCCCGGCGCCGAACGCAGGCGCCATTACCGACGTCTCCGGCATCGAGGTCGGCCATTTCAGCGATCCGCGCCGGCCTACCGGCTGCACCGTGATCCTGACACGCGAGGGCGCGGTGGCCGGCGTGGACGTGCGCGGCGCTGCGCCCGGCACCCGCGAGACCGACCTGCTCGCGCCCGGCAACCTGGTCCAGCAGGTCCATGCCGTGATGCTCGCCGGCGGCAGCGCGTGGGGACTGGCCGCGGCCGAGGGCGCGATGCGCTGGCTCGAGGAACGCGGCATCGGCCTCGACGTGCGCTTCGGCACCTTGCCGATCGTGCCTGCCGCCGTGCTGTTCGATCTGCCTGTCGGCGATCCGCGCATCCGGCCCGATGCGGCAGCCGGCTATGCGGCCTGCGACGCCGCGTCGACCGCCGCGCCGGCCGAAGGCAATGCGGGCGCCGGCAGCGGCGCACTGGTGGGCAAGCTGTTCGGCGTGCACCGGGCAATGAAGGGCGGAATCGGCACCGCCTCGCTCACTGTCAACGGCGTGACCGTGGGCGCACTCATCGCCTGCAACGCGCTCGGCGACGTGCTGGACCCGGACACGGCGCAAGTCGTGGCGGGTGCTCGCACTGAAGACGGGCGCGCACTGCTCGACACCCGGCGCGCCCTGCTGCGCGGCGAGTTGCCCAAACCCCTGCTCGCCGGCACCAACACCACGGTCGGGGTGGTCGCAACCGATGCCGTGCTGACCAAGGTGCAGGCCAACCGCCTGGCGGCCGTGGCCCACGATGGGCTCGCGCGCGCGATCAATCCGGTGCACACCATGAGCGACGGCGACACCCTGTTCGCACTCGCTACAGGACGCGTGCCGCTCGCGGGCGACGCGCCGGGGATGACGGTGCTGGGCACGATGGCGGCCGAAGTCGTGGCCAGGGCGACGCTGCGAGCGGTGCGCGCGGCGCGCACGGTGCGGGTCGGGGAAAGCGTTTTCCCGAGCGCTTCGGAGCTGGGCTGA
- a CDS encoding amino acid ABC transporter permease: MVEFSFWDIFRNLLLALRWTVALSLIAFVGGGLVGGLLLFLRLSAGPLADRLIGFYVQLFQGTPLLMQLFLAYFGIALLGVEVSAWTAASIALTLYTSAFLTEIWRGCVAAIPKGQWEASGSLALSFGEQMRHVILPQAQRIAIAPTVGFLVQVIKGTALASVIGFVELTKAGSMISNATFKPFVVFSCVALLYFALCFPVSLYAKNLERKIRGAHR; encoded by the coding sequence GTGGTCGAGTTCTCCTTCTGGGACATTTTTCGCAATCTGCTGCTGGCCCTGCGCTGGACGGTGGCGCTGTCGCTCATTGCCTTCGTCGGCGGCGGGCTGGTGGGCGGCTTGCTGCTCTTTCTGCGCCTGTCGGCCGGTCCACTGGCCGATCGGCTGATCGGCTTCTACGTTCAGCTGTTCCAGGGCACGCCGCTGCTGATGCAGCTGTTCCTCGCCTACTTCGGGATTGCGTTGCTGGGCGTCGAGGTGTCGGCCTGGACCGCTGCCTCGATCGCGCTCACCCTCTACACCAGCGCCTTTCTCACCGAGATCTGGCGCGGCTGCGTGGCCGCCATCCCCAAGGGCCAGTGGGAGGCCTCGGGCAGCCTGGCACTGAGCTTCGGCGAGCAGATGCGCCATGTGATCCTGCCCCAGGCCCAGCGCATTGCCATCGCGCCCACCGTCGGCTTCCTGGTGCAGGTGATCAAGGGCACGGCGCTGGCCTCGGTGATCGGCTTCGTCGAGCTGACCAAGGCGGGCAGCATGATCTCCAACGCCACATTCAAGCCCTTCGTGGTCTTCAGCTGCGTGGCCCTGCTCTATTTCGCATTGTGCTTTCCCGTGAGCCTGTACGCCAAGAACCTCGAAAGGAAAATCCGTGGCGCTCATCGCTGA
- a CDS encoding Cd(II)/Pb(II)-responsive transcriptional regulator — translation MPLANPPGEQGYRIGEAAARSGLSATNIRYYEKEGLVEPQARGDNSYRFYTDADVHRLRFIRLCRAMDMSLDEVRALLGLDLRSKADCAAASVALDAHLGHVRERLRELRSLEKDLIALRDCCDGSDAHCHIIEALHARADAQPAGEAPGTRATRHV, via the coding sequence ATGCCGCTCGCAAACCCGCCAGGGGAACAGGGTTACCGTATCGGCGAGGCCGCCGCAAGAAGCGGCCTGAGCGCCACCAACATCCGCTACTACGAAAAGGAAGGCCTCGTCGAGCCGCAGGCGCGCGGCGACAACAGCTACCGCTTCTACACCGACGCCGACGTGCATCGCCTGCGCTTCATCCGCCTGTGCCGTGCGATGGACATGTCGCTGGACGAGGTGCGCGCGCTGCTCGGCCTGGACCTGCGCAGCAAGGCGGATTGCGCCGCGGCGAGCGTGGCGCTCGATGCGCACCTCGGCCATGTGCGCGAGCGGCTGCGCGAGCTGCGTTCGCTCGAAAAAGACCTGATCGCGCTGCGCGACTGCTGCGACGGAAGCGATGCGCACTGCCACATCATCGAGGCGCTGCACGCGCGCGCCGATGCGCAGCCTGCTGGCGAGGCACCGGGGACGCGGGCCACGCGGCACGTCTAG
- a CDS encoding amino acid ABC transporter permease has product MGIEFDFGAVLGQWPLLARGVLWTLGLTLVATLIGMAVGIACAWARASGPVWLRWMVGSYVELIRNTPFIVQLFFIFFGLPAAGFKLSPETASVIAMVMNLGAYASEIIRAGIEATPRGQIEAAVSLALNKVQVFTRVVLPPALKKVWPAMVSQIIIVMLGSAVCSQISTEELSYAANLIQSRNFRAFEAFIIATAIYLALSVAARRLLDWAGPRFFFGR; this is encoded by the coding sequence ATGGGCATCGAATTCGACTTCGGGGCCGTGCTCGGCCAATGGCCGCTGCTGGCCAGGGGCGTCCTGTGGACGCTCGGCCTCACGCTCGTCGCCACGCTGATCGGCATGGCCGTCGGCATCGCCTGCGCCTGGGCGCGCGCGAGCGGACCGGTCTGGCTGCGCTGGATGGTCGGCAGCTACGTGGAGCTGATCCGCAACACGCCCTTCATCGTGCAGCTCTTCTTCATCTTCTTCGGACTGCCGGCCGCGGGCTTCAAGCTCTCGCCCGAGACCGCCTCGGTGATCGCGATGGTGATGAACCTCGGCGCTTACGCGAGCGAAATCATCCGCGCCGGCATCGAGGCCACGCCACGCGGCCAGATCGAGGCCGCCGTGAGCCTGGCGCTGAACAAGGTGCAGGTCTTCACGCGTGTGGTGCTGCCGCCGGCGCTGAAGAAGGTCTGGCCCGCGATGGTGAGCCAGATCATCATCGTGATGCTGGGCTCGGCCGTGTGCAGCCAGATCTCGACCGAGGAGCTGAGCTACGCGGCCAACCTGATCCAGAGCCGCAACTTCCGCGCCTTCGAGGCCTTCATCATCGCAACCGCCATCTACCTGGCACTGTCGGTGGCGGCACGGCGGTTGCTCGACTGGGCGGGGCCCAGGTTCTTCTTCGGAAGATAG
- a CDS encoding DUF1439 domain-containing protein: MQYRSLPPLSRRLLLRALLGSVAAPTPFAALAGFNFFTSEYTASREELQAQIAKRFPVQQRYADIFTVALRDPQLGLDAAANRAAITAVLSIASPLLRPSTVEGVVSVSSALKYDAPARALRLDQPRAERLELQGVTGRDAERLQQIGAMVAQELLRGQPLRTFTAEELTVGRKTYEIGDITVQQDGIKVELR; this comes from the coding sequence ATGCAGTACCGCTCTCTTCCGCCGCTGTCCCGCCGCCTGCTTCTGCGCGCCCTGCTCGGCTCGGTTGCAGCGCCCACGCCCTTCGCCGCGCTGGCGGGCTTCAATTTCTTTACCAGCGAGTACACCGCGAGTCGGGAAGAGCTTCAGGCGCAGATCGCGAAGCGCTTTCCGGTGCAGCAGCGCTACGCCGACATCTTCACCGTCGCGCTTCGCGACCCGCAACTGGGCCTGGACGCCGCGGCCAACCGCGCCGCGATCACAGCCGTGCTCAGCATCGCCAGCCCACTGCTTCGGCCTTCCACCGTCGAAGGCGTGGTCTCGGTCAGCAGCGCGCTCAAGTACGACGCTCCCGCGCGCGCATTGCGGCTCGACCAGCCGAGGGCCGAGCGGCTCGAGCTGCAGGGCGTGACCGGGCGCGACGCCGAGCGCCTGCAGCAGATCGGCGCAATGGTCGCGCAGGAGCTGCTGCGCGGTCAGCCGCTGCGCACCTTCACCGCCGAGGAGCTGACCGTAGGGCGCAAGACCTACGAGATCGGTGACATTACAGTGCAACAAGACGGCATCAAGGTCGAATTGAGATGA
- a CDS encoding transporter substrate-binding domain-containing protein has protein sequence MKLSHRLLALGLATSALLAAGAAQAQSALDNVLKSKTLKVAIPTDYPPYGFVGPDMAPQGLDVEMAKLIAAKLGVKAELVPVTSANRIPYLQTKKADLVISTLGKNAEREKVIDFSAAYAPFFQAVYASKGLAIKSFADMAGKSVAVTRGAMEDQELAKVAPANVDYKRFEDNNATIAAFVAGQTQTIATSAAVAGNMMQKNPQLGAEYKLLLKDSPCFIGIAKGEDALKAKVNEIIAAAKKDGTIDAMSKKFLGKEAGELPL, from the coding sequence ATGAAGCTTTCCCACCGCCTGCTTGCCCTCGGCCTCGCGACCTCTGCCCTGCTCGCCGCAGGCGCAGCCCAAGCCCAGAGCGCGCTCGACAACGTGCTGAAGTCCAAGACCCTCAAGGTCGCCATCCCCACCGACTACCCCCCCTACGGTTTCGTCGGCCCCGACATGGCGCCGCAGGGCCTGGATGTGGAGATGGCAAAGCTCATCGCCGCCAAGCTGGGCGTCAAGGCCGAGTTGGTGCCCGTGACCAGCGCCAACCGCATCCCCTACCTGCAGACGAAGAAGGCCGACCTCGTGATCTCTACGCTCGGCAAGAACGCCGAGCGCGAGAAGGTGATCGATTTCAGCGCCGCCTACGCGCCCTTCTTCCAGGCCGTGTATGCGTCCAAGGGCCTCGCCATCAAGAGCTTTGCCGACATGGCCGGCAAGAGCGTGGCTGTGACACGCGGCGCGATGGAAGACCAGGAGCTCGCCAAGGTGGCGCCGGCCAACGTCGACTACAAGCGCTTCGAGGACAACAACGCCACCATTGCTGCCTTCGTCGCCGGCCAGACACAGACCATCGCCACCAGCGCCGCCGTGGCCGGCAACATGATGCAGAAGAACCCGCAACTGGGTGCCGAGTACAAGCTGCTGCTGAAGGACAGCCCGTGCTTCATCGGTATCGCCAAGGGCGAGGATGCGCTGAAAGCCAAGGTCAACGAGATCATCGCGGCGGCCAAGAAGGACGGCACGATCGACGCGATGTCGAAGAAGTTCCTCGGCAAGGAAGCCGGCGAGCTGCCGCTCTGA